A genomic window from Halorubrum trapanicum includes:
- a CDS encoding pirin family protein, whose protein sequence is MEQPTAAADRDLFPAPRSEVFQDQGKFRTRFNFPGRNLPDRDDHGYGPLSTVVESFMDPGTLIRMHQHRDEEIVSWVPAGVMRHDDREGNELVTDSEHLLVMNAGSGFWHAEETLADDPPLRMLQIFVRPQEIGLEPGIQHGPLPDPEPNEWRRVFAPAGADHPFTVRNAVDCYDVRLDADAAATLPEIEGRDAYVYVFEGAAEVGGANLDETESALWTGDGAPPTVTAGEEGATVVAFLIDPDAPVTRQGTIGR, encoded by the coding sequence ATGGAACAACCCACCGCAGCCGCCGACCGCGACCTGTTTCCCGCGCCCCGCTCCGAGGTCTTTCAGGACCAGGGGAAGTTCCGCACGCGGTTCAACTTCCCGGGGCGAAACCTCCCGGACCGCGACGACCACGGGTACGGGCCGCTCTCGACGGTCGTCGAGTCGTTCATGGACCCGGGCACGCTGATCCGGATGCACCAGCACCGCGACGAGGAGATCGTCTCGTGGGTGCCCGCGGGCGTGATGCGCCACGACGACCGCGAGGGCAACGAGCTCGTCACCGACTCGGAACACCTCCTCGTGATGAACGCCGGGTCGGGGTTCTGGCACGCCGAGGAGACGCTGGCGGACGACCCGCCGCTGCGGATGCTCCAGATATTCGTCCGCCCCCAAGAGATCGGGTTGGAGCCCGGGATCCAGCACGGCCCGCTTCCCGACCCCGAGCCGAACGAGTGGCGCCGCGTGTTCGCGCCCGCGGGCGCCGACCACCCGTTCACCGTGCGCAACGCGGTCGACTGCTACGACGTTCGCCTCGACGCGGACGCGGCCGCGACGCTCCCCGAGATCGAGGGCCGCGACGCCTACGTGTACGTCTTCGAGGGCGCCGCCGAGGTCGGCGGCGCCAACCTCGACGAGACGGAGAGCGCCCTGTGGACCGGCGACGGCGCCCCGCCGACCGTGACCGCGGGCGAGGAGGGTGCGACCGTCGTCGCCTTCCTCATTGACCCCGACGCGCCGGTGACGCGGCAGGGGACGATCGGGCGGTAG